In Flavobacterium sp. WV_118_3, one DNA window encodes the following:
- a CDS encoding DUF1573 domain-containing protein — MINKTLGMLAIATLVLTTSCKKENASEKIDDASVAAAAKNNEASGKLPVIKFNEEEHNFGTINEGDKAETVFTISNEGEADLIIVNAQGSCGCTVPDWPKEPIKPGTSAPMKVTFDSSGKPGQQQKTVTLTTNTAKGSEVVTIKADVTPKAK; from the coding sequence ATGATTAACAAAACTCTTGGAATGTTAGCCATTGCAACTTTAGTGCTAACAACTTCTTGTAAAAAAGAAAATGCATCCGAAAAAATTGATGATGCCAGTGTAGCAGCAGCTGCTAAAAACAACGAAGCATCTGGAAAATTACCGGTAATTAAATTCAACGAAGAAGAACATAACTTCGGAACCATTAATGAAGGGGATAAAGCAGAAACCGTTTTTACAATTAGTAATGAAGGAGAAGCTGATTTGATCATCGTGAATGCACAAGGAAGTTGTGGTTGTACGGTACCGGATTGGCCAAAAGAACCGATCAAACCGGGAACTTCGGCTCCAATGAAAGTAACGTTCGATTCTTCCGGAAAACCAGGACAACAACAAAAAACCGTAACTTTAACTACCAATACAGCTAAAGGTAGCGAAGTAGTAACCATTAAAGCTGATGTAACTCCAAAAGCAAAATAA
- a CDS encoding response regulator transcription factor, which yields MPKILIVEDDTRVAELLKRGLDEEGFDTQLAYDGEMGKKLSLYNTYDLVITDIILPKISGIDLCLSIRKSNPGLPIIMLTALGTTDDKVDGFDAGADDYLVKPFDFRELLVRIRALLKRSNSATNYTDKLTYQDLELNYNTKTIRRVGKEISLTPKEFKLLEYMMQHAERVLSRTEIAEKVWNTHFDTGTNFIDVYINYLRKKIDKDFDNKLIHTKSGMGFILKLESDT from the coding sequence ATGCCGAAAATTTTAATTGTTGAAGACGATACCCGCGTAGCCGAATTACTCAAAAGAGGATTGGATGAAGAAGGTTTTGATACCCAACTCGCCTACGATGGCGAAATGGGAAAAAAGCTTTCCCTATACAATACCTACGATTTGGTAATTACCGATATTATTTTACCGAAAATCAGCGGAATCGATTTGTGTCTTTCGATACGCAAAAGCAATCCCGGTCTCCCGATTATCATGCTGACAGCTTTAGGTACAACCGACGATAAAGTGGATGGATTTGATGCCGGTGCCGACGATTATCTGGTGAAACCATTTGATTTCCGGGAATTATTGGTACGTATCCGGGCGTTACTCAAACGAAGTAATTCGGCGACCAATTATACCGATAAACTTACCTATCAGGATCTGGAACTCAATTACAACACCAAAACCATTCGACGTGTCGGTAAAGAAATCAGTCTGACACCAAAGGAATTCAAACTCCTGGAATATATGATGCAGCATGCCGAACGGGTGCTGAGTCGTACCGAAATCGCTGAAAAAGTTTGGAACACCCATTTTGACACCGGGACAAATTTTATTGACGTCTATATCAATTACCTCCGAAAAAAAATAGACAAGGATTTCGACAACAAACTAATCCATACCAAATCCGGAATGGGCTTTATTTTAAAACTGGAAAGCGATACGTAG
- the nusB gene encoding transcription antitermination factor NusB, protein MLNRRHIRVKVMQSIYAMHQNGSDNLEKEEKFLFHSIENIQDLYLIMLSSLVEIKKAEEDFIDKSSKKHLATQQERNPNKKFINNAVLDILSENNSLSIALEDRKITNWKNNDDYILILLDAIKKSKLYDTYMRNNVNTFEEDQQFVVDIFTEIIAPNEKLYDYLEDHKLTWIDDIPLVNTAIQKQLKQIKNSSDPDSFYVSKLYKDADDKEFVRNLFRKTVLNNPELTKEFIDKTPNWDAERIAEIDAIILKMAICEFLKFPSIPVKVTINEYLEIAKEYSTPKSSIFINGILDNLVKDYQKDNRLIKTGRGLM, encoded by the coding sequence ATGTTAAACAGAAGACATATTCGTGTAAAGGTGATGCAATCCATTTATGCAATGCATCAAAACGGTTCCGATAATCTTGAAAAGGAAGAAAAATTCCTGTTTCATAGTATCGAAAATATTCAGGATTTATATTTAATAATGCTCTCTTCTTTGGTGGAAATCAAAAAAGCAGAAGAAGATTTTATCGATAAATCGAGTAAAAAACACCTGGCTACTCAACAAGAACGCAATCCGAATAAAAAATTTATCAATAATGCGGTACTGGATATTCTTTCTGAGAATAATTCCCTGAGTATTGCATTGGAAGATCGCAAGATCACTAACTGGAAAAATAACGACGACTATATTCTGATCCTTTTGGATGCGATTAAAAAGAGTAAGTTGTACGACACGTATATGCGCAACAATGTGAATACGTTTGAAGAAGACCAGCAGTTTGTGGTTGATATTTTTACCGAAATTATCGCACCAAACGAAAAGTTATACGATTATCTGGAAGATCACAAACTAACCTGGATTGACGATATTCCATTGGTGAATACAGCGATCCAAAAACAGTTGAAACAAATTAAGAACAGTAGTGATCCGGACTCATTTTACGTTTCAAAACTATACAAAGATGCCGATGATAAGGAATTTGTACGTAACCTGTTTCGTAAAACTGTTCTGAACAATCCGGAATTAACAAAAGAATTTATAGACAAAACACCAAACTGGGATGCGGAACGTATTGCGGAAATCGATGCGATTATCCTGAAAATGGCCATCTGTGAGTTTCTTAAATTTCCATCGATTCCGGTAAAAGTTACAATTAACGAATATTTAGAAATTGCAAAAGAGTATTCTACTCCAAAAAGTAGTATTTTTATCAACGGAATTTTAGATAATCTGGTAAAGGATTATCAAAAAGACAACAGACTGATAAAAACCGGAAGAGGTTTAATGTAA
- a CDS encoding PUR family DNA/RNA-binding protein → MRENEMLEKEEIFSKVLRAGRRTYFFDVRATKADDYYITITESKKFTEDDGSFHFKKHKIYLYKEDFAAFKDILNEMTSYVLNHKGEEVISERHQKDFKKEYFSEKTEEGTSSGSFTDIDFDDI, encoded by the coding sequence ATGAGAGAAAATGAAATGTTAGAAAAAGAAGAAATTTTTTCTAAAGTTTTACGCGCAGGAAGAAGAACGTATTTCTTCGATGTGAGAGCGACAAAGGCTGATGATTATTACATTACGATTACAGAAAGTAAAAAATTCACCGAAGATGATGGCTCATTCCATTTCAAGAAACACAAAATTTATTTATATAAAGAAGATTTTGCCGCTTTCAAAGACATCTTAAACGAAATGACTTCGTATGTATTAAATCATAAAGGAGAGGAAGTAATTTCAGAAAGACATCAGAAAGACTTTAAAAAAGAGTATTTTTCTGAGAAAACAGAAGAGGGCACATCTTCCGGAAGTTTCACTGATATTGACTTTGACGACATTTAA
- a CDS encoding HAMP domain-containing sensor histidine kinase: protein MTIQNRLSLLFTFLTASILLVFAVIIYVTSEKNRENTFYRTLHKEALTKANLFFKAKIDTKTLQAIYTNNRSIINEVEVAIYDEHYKLLYHDDANIDVVKENTKMLNSVLKKKEIRFYLDKWQAIGMRYEHDGKNYIIMAAAYDLNGYHKTYIAKRNILIVFLSSIIFIYIMGRIFSRKAMLPMTNIVANVKEISATNLDLRVQLPKNKDEIAELATTFNQMLDRLEKSFDAQKDFVSNISHELRTPLTAMLTELQLSTGNPRSNDEYRKSIDNAINDAQKLVRLSNSLLDLAKANYDQTEIVQKEIRLDEVLLDARNDVLHNQPEFKVNLIFEKEIEDDDFISVKGNEYLLKVAFMNLIENGCKFSEAKESTIAITYFKDKTIIRFQDNGIGIAPDDLPNIFTPFFRGDNKGFANGNGIGLSLTQKIITLHNGTISVVSEPNEGSTFTVELPHV, encoded by the coding sequence ATGACCATACAAAACCGACTGAGTTTATTGTTTACTTTTCTAACAGCATCCATATTATTGGTTTTTGCGGTGATTATCTATGTCACAAGCGAAAAAAACCGGGAAAATACGTTTTACCGAACGCTTCATAAAGAAGCACTCACCAAAGCCAATCTGTTTTTCAAAGCCAAAATCGATACCAAAACCCTTCAGGCAATTTATACCAATAACCGTTCCATCATAAACGAGGTCGAAGTCGCAATTTATGATGAGCATTACAAACTTTTATACCATGATGATGCGAATATTGACGTGGTAAAAGAGAATACCAAAATGCTGAATTCGGTTTTAAAGAAAAAAGAAATCCGTTTTTACCTTGACAAATGGCAGGCCATTGGTATGCGATACGAACATGACGGAAAAAATTATATTATCATGGCCGCGGCCTACGATTTGAATGGATATCATAAAACCTATATCGCCAAAAGGAATATCCTGATCGTATTCCTGTCGTCGATAATTTTTATTTATATCATGGGGCGTATTTTTTCGCGTAAAGCCATGTTGCCTATGACCAATATTGTGGCCAATGTAAAAGAAATATCGGCTACCAATTTGGATTTGCGGGTACAACTTCCCAAAAACAAAGACGAAATTGCCGAACTGGCGACCACTTTTAACCAAATGCTCGACCGACTGGAAAAGTCATTTGACGCGCAAAAAGATTTTGTATCGAATATTTCGCACGAATTGCGGACACCGCTAACGGCTATGCTCACCGAATTACAATTATCCACCGGAAACCCGCGTTCCAACGACGAATACCGGAAATCGATTGACAATGCGATTAACGACGCTCAGAAACTGGTTCGTTTGTCCAATAGTTTGTTGGATTTGGCCAAAGCCAATTACGATCAGACCGAAATTGTCCAGAAAGAAATCCGATTGGACGAAGTGTTATTGGATGCCCGAAACGATGTACTACATAACCAACCCGAATTTAAAGTGAACCTTATCTTTGAAAAAGAAATTGAGGACGACGATTTTATTTCGGTAAAAGGAAATGAATATTTGTTAAAAGTCGCTTTTATGAATCTGATCGAAAACGGCTGTAAATTTTCGGAAGCCAAAGAAAGCACGATAGCGATAACTTACTTTAAAGACAAAACGATTATTCGTTTTCAGGATAACGGAATCGGAATTGCTCCAGACGATCTGCCGAATATTTTCACCCCATTTTTCAGAGGCGATAACAAAGGATTTGCCAACGGAAACGGAATTGGACTTTCGCTCACTCAAAAGATCATTACGCTACATAACGGTACAATATCCGTAGTCTCCGAACCCAACGAAGGAAGTACTTTTACGGTCGAATTACCGCATGTTTAA
- a CDS encoding ABC transporter ATP-binding protein, which translates to MKELQYLNKYFIKYKYRFLIGIIITIVAQFFTLYTPKLVGDSIKALENSKLNPDTVRQLLMENIILVIVTTLIAGFLTFLMRQTLIVMSRHIEFDLKNEVFRQYENLSQNFYKKNRTGDLMNRISEDVGKVRQYVGPAVMYSINTFIRFAVVTVQMYIISPELTLYSLLPLPILAYSIFKISSEINKRSTTYQQNLSKLSTFTQEMFSGIRVIKAYSIENEKQDDFTALSHESKDKNMRLAKANALFGPLMILLIGASNLVVVYVGGMMYINGSIPDIGVIAQFILYINMLTWPVASLGWVSSMIQEAEASQKRINEFLKIKPEIQNTVPEHTPVNGEITFENVTFTYEDTTITALKNVNLQIKKGQTLAILGKTGSGKSTLLSLISRLYDVNEGAVKIDDSDIRDLNLFDVRNHIGFVPQDAFLFSDTIKNNIKFGNEEATDEEVIDAAKKAVVHKNIVKFKNQYDTVLGERGITLSGGQKQRVSIARALIKNAPILLLDDCLSAVDTETEEAILNNLMDFCKDKTTIIVSHRVSSAKNADQIIILDNGKIIQQGTHNQLVNQDGYYKDLYFKQLSEKELQ; encoded by the coding sequence ATGAAAGAACTTCAATATTTAAACAAATACTTCATCAAATATAAATACCGATTTTTAATTGGTATTATTATCACAATCGTAGCGCAATTCTTTACCTTATATACTCCAAAACTGGTTGGAGATTCGATCAAGGCACTGGAAAACAGCAAACTGAATCCCGATACGGTACGTCAACTCCTGATGGAAAACATCATTCTCGTTATCGTTACCACGTTAATTGCCGGTTTCCTTACTTTTCTGATGCGCCAAACGCTGATTGTGATGTCGCGTCATATCGAATTTGACCTTAAAAATGAAGTATTCCGACAATACGAAAATCTATCCCAGAATTTCTACAAAAAAAACAGAACCGGTGACCTGATGAACCGTATCAGCGAAGACGTTGGTAAAGTCCGCCAATATGTTGGTCCGGCTGTAATGTATTCCATCAATACCTTTATACGTTTTGCTGTAGTAACGGTACAGATGTATATTATTTCACCGGAGTTGACCCTATATTCGCTACTACCCTTACCGATTCTGGCGTACAGTATCTTTAAAATCAGCTCCGAAATCAACAAGCGAAGTACGACCTACCAACAAAACCTTTCCAAACTGTCCACGTTCACACAGGAAATGTTTTCCGGAATCCGCGTAATTAAAGCCTATTCCATCGAAAACGAAAAACAGGACGACTTTACGGCCTTATCACACGAAAGTAAAGACAAAAACATGCGCCTGGCTAAAGCCAATGCCTTGTTTGGTCCGTTAATGATCCTATTAATCGGAGCCAGTAACCTTGTTGTCGTATATGTTGGCGGAATGATGTATATTAACGGTAGTATTCCGGATATCGGTGTGATCGCACAATTTATCCTTTATATCAATATGCTAACATGGCCGGTAGCATCATTAGGATGGGTATCATCAATGATTCAGGAAGCCGAAGCCTCACAAAAACGAATCAACGAATTCCTTAAGATCAAACCGGAAATCCAGAATACCGTACCGGAACATACCCCGGTTAATGGTGAAATCACTTTCGAAAATGTGACCTTCACCTACGAAGATACAACTATTACGGCCCTTAAGAACGTAAACCTACAGATCAAAAAAGGTCAAACATTAGCCATATTAGGAAAAACCGGTTCCGGTAAATCCACGTTACTTTCATTGATCAGTCGTTTATACGATGTTAACGAAGGTGCTGTAAAAATCGATGATAGCGACATCCGCGACCTAAATCTGTTTGATGTGCGAAATCATATCGGCTTTGTCCCTCAGGATGCTTTTCTGTTTTCGGATACGATTAAAAATAATATTAAATTTGGAAATGAAGAGGCAACCGATGAGGAAGTAATCGATGCGGCTAAAAAAGCGGTAGTTCATAAAAATATTGTCAAATTTAAAAACCAATACGACACGGTTTTAGGCGAAAGAGGGATCACTTTATCGGGGGGACAAAAGCAACGGGTATCGATTGCAAGAGCGTTGATTAAAAATGCTCCTATCCTACTTTTGGACGATTGTTTGTCGGCAGTGGATACGGAGACGGAAGAGGCAATTTTAAACAATTTAATGGATTTTTGTAAAGATAAAACTACAATAATCGTTAGTCATCGGGTATCTTCTGCTAAAAATGCCGATCAGATAATCATCCTGGACAACGGAAAAATAATTCAGCAAGGAACTCATAATCAACTGGTAAACCAGGACGGGTACTATAAAGATTTGTACTTTAAGCAACTTTCGGAAAAAGAATTACAATAA
- the yajC gene encoding preprotein translocase subunit YajC codes for MEQLGQLGSFLPIILMFVVVYFLMIRPQQTRQKKEKEFESNIKVGDKIVTKAGIHGKIAELYDDSIVVETMAGKIKMERSAISMELSQKVNAAK; via the coding sequence ATGGAACAATTAGGACAATTAGGAAGTTTTTTACCGATTATATTAATGTTTGTTGTGGTGTATTTTTTAATGATTCGCCCGCAACAAACCCGTCAGAAGAAAGAGAAAGAATTTGAAAGTAATATTAAAGTAGGTGATAAGATCGTTACCAAAGCGGGTATCCACGGAAAGATCGCTGAACTATATGATGATTCAATTGTAGTGGAAACTATGGCTGGAAAAATCAAAATGGAGCGTTCGGCTATTTCAATGGAATTAAGTCAGAAAGTAAACGCTGCGAAATAA
- a CDS encoding Glu/Leu/Phe/Val dehydrogenase dimerization domain-containing protein, translated as MITEVTSANELHKIDPVFGQVSFDNHEQIVFCHDKDTGLKAIIGVHNTVLGPALGGTRMWKYTNEWEALNDVLRLSRGMTFKSAISGLNLGGGKAVIIGDSKVDKTPEMITKFGQFVNSLSGKYITAEDVGSTTADMDLIRDVTPYVTGISESRGGSGNPSPVTAYGVYMGMKAAAKYQFGTDNLEGKRILVQGIGHVGETLVELISKEGALVQITDINEARLQEVGAKYGAQVFNGGDLYSADVDIYAPCALGATINDDTIEKIKAKVIAGAANNQLAVENIHGARLQERGILYAPDFLINAGGIINVYGEIAGYGKEEAMRRTENIFNTTLDIFNYAKENSITTHQAAMRMAQERIDARKKENAK; from the coding sequence ATGATAACAGAAGTTACAAGTGCTAATGAGCTTCATAAAATCGACCCGGTTTTTGGGCAGGTTTCATTTGATAATCATGAGCAAATCGTATTTTGTCACGACAAAGATACTGGTTTAAAAGCAATAATTGGTGTTCATAACACAGTTTTAGGACCTGCATTAGGAGGAACGAGAATGTGGAAATATACAAATGAGTGGGAAGCTTTAAACGATGTTTTACGTCTTTCCCGTGGTATGACTTTTAAATCAGCTATTTCCGGGTTAAATCTTGGAGGTGGTAAAGCGGTTATCATCGGAGATTCCAAAGTGGATAAAACTCCGGAAATGATCACAAAATTCGGTCAGTTTGTGAATTCCTTAAGCGGAAAATATATTACTGCGGAAGATGTAGGATCAACAACAGCCGATATGGATCTTATCCGTGATGTAACGCCTTATGTAACCGGAATTTCAGAATCAAGAGGTGGTTCCGGAAATCCTTCGCCAGTAACAGCTTACGGTGTTTATATGGGGATGAAAGCGGCTGCAAAATACCAGTTTGGTACGGATAACCTGGAAGGAAAAAGAATTTTAGTACAAGGTATCGGACACGTAGGGGAAACTTTAGTGGAACTAATCAGCAAAGAAGGTGCTTTAGTACAAATTACCGATATCAACGAAGCACGTCTACAGGAAGTAGGTGCTAAATATGGTGCTCAGGTTTTTAACGGTGGCGATTTATATAGTGCAGACGTAGATATTTATGCACCATGTGCATTAGGAGCTACGATTAACGATGATACTATCGAAAAAATCAAAGCAAAAGTTATCGCTGGTGCAGCAAATAACCAGTTAGCAGTTGAAAACATCCACGGAGCGAGATTACAGGAAAGAGGTATTTTATATGCTCCGGATTTCTTGATTAACGCTGGTGGAATTATCAATGTATATGGTGAAATTGCCGGATACGGTAAAGAAGAAGCAATGCGCAGAACCGAAAATATCTTCAATACAACATTGGATATTTTTAACTACGCCAAAGAAAATAGCATTACGACACACCAGGCTGCTATGCGAATGGCACAGGAGCGTATCGATGCCCGTAAAAAAGAAAACGCGAAGTAG